One Periophthalmus magnuspinnatus isolate fPerMag1 chromosome 15, fPerMag1.2.pri, whole genome shotgun sequence genomic window carries:
- the ccnj gene encoding cyclin-J, translated as MELEDQWWKGQLATDIYQALRYKELKLPTFKGQSPQLNLRRYFADLIAIVSNRFRLCPTARHLAVYLLDLFMDRYEVTVQQLHMVSLSCLLLASKFEEREDRVPMLDSLNTLGCMTSMNLVLTKQSLLHMELLLLETFQWNLYLPTAAHFIDYYLSVSVHEGDLHDGWPMTCIDKTRLYMAKYADYFLEVSLQDHVFLCFVPSLVAAACVASSRLVLHLSPTWPQRLQRHTGYSWDNLVSCAEKLLIAHDSDVKEANKQKTQPPAPPPQQQPQTTYHNSGQSASVGPYLHRSNLQYPQVVSQPTLNPTHHLGTAYLSHTASSTTSGPQHTSTQPVTAAIEPKTNASNRAYQVSMHYSCPAPCFDR; from the exons atggagctggaggaccagtggtggaagggaCAGCTGGCAACGGACATCTATCAGGCGCTACGGTACAAA GAACTGAAGCTGCCTACATTCAAAGGCCAGTCTCCTCAGCTGAATCTGAGACGGTACTTCGCAGACCTCATCGCCATCGTCAGTAACAGGTTTAGACTCTGCCCCACAGCACGACATCTGGCTGTTTACCTCCTCGACCTCTTCATGGACCGATATGAAGTCACCGTGCAGCAGCTACACATGGTCTCCctctcctgtttgctcctcgCCA GTAAGTTTGAAGAGCGTGAGGACCGCGTGCCAATGCTGGACTCTCTGAACACTCTGGGTTGTATGACGTCCATGAACCTGGTGCTGACCAAACAGAGCCTTCTGCACatggagctgctgctgctggagacGTTTCAGTGGAACCTGTACCTCCCGACTGCTGCCCACTTCATCGACTACtacctctctgtgtctgtgcacgAGGGTGACCTGCACGATGGCTGGCCCATGACCTGCATCGACAAAACACGCCTCTACATGGCCAAGTACGCAGATTACTTCCTGGAGGTGTCACTGCAAG ATCATGTGTTCTTGTGCTTCGTACCTTCCTTGGTAGCGGCTGCGTGTGTGGCTTCCTCTCGTCTTGTTCTTCACCTGTCGCCCACCTGGCCACAACGTCTGCAACGGCACACGGGATACTCCTGGGACAACCTGGTGTCCTGTGCCGAGAAACTGCTCAT TGCCCACGACAGTGATGTGAAAGAGGCCAACAAGCAGAAAACCCAGCCCCCTGCCCCCCCTCCTCAGCAGCAGCCCCAGACAACCTACCACAATTCGGGTCAGAGCGCCAGCGTGGGCCCTTACCTCCACCGCTCCAACCTCCAGTACCCTCAGGTTGTCTCCCAGCCCACGCTGAACCCCACTCACCATCTGGGGACAGCCTACCTCAGCCACACagcctcctccaccacctctgGTCCTCAGCACACCAGCACTCAGCCCGTCACAGCTGCGATTGAACCCAAAACTAACGCCTCTAACAGGGCATACCAAGTCAGTATGCACTACTCCTGTCCGGCCCCGTGTTTTGACAGGTGA